AGCAGCGCGCCGTAGATCTGCTCAATGTCGGGGCTGGAAACCGGATTCTTGACGCCGGCTGCGGTGTTGGGGGCCCAATGCGCGCGATCGCCGCACACTCCGGTGCTCACGTTGTCGGCATCACGATCAATGAGTACCAGGTGAATCGCGCTCGCATCCACAATAAAAAGGTCGGCCTTGACGCGCAATGCGAAGTTGTTTGCGGCAATTTCCTCCAGATGCCGTTCGCCGACGACAGCTTCGACGGCGCGTACTCGATTGAGGCGACTTGCCATGCGCCGAAGCTCGAAGAGGTCTACGCCGAGATTTACAGAGTGTTGAAGCCTGGGTCGATGTACATTTCGTACGAATGGGTGACCACCGATTTGTACCGCGGAGACAATCCCGAGCACATCGAAATCATCCAGGGGATCGAGAGAGGCGACGCGTTGCCTGGATTGAGAAGTTATGATCAGGTTGGGGAGATTGCGAGGAAGGTAGGGTTTGAGGTTTTGGAGGAGCAGGATCTGGCAAAGCCACCGGCGAGCCCTTGGTGGGGGAGGCTGAAGATGGGGAAGATTGCGTACTGGAGGAACCACATTGTGGTTACGGTGCTTGCTTTTCTAGGGATTGCGCCGAAGGGCGTGGTTGATGTTCATGAAATGCTCTTCAAGACGGCTGATTATCTGGTCAGAGGGGGCGAGACTGGAATTTTCACTCCAATGCACATGATCCTCTGCAGAAAACCAGAGAACAAGACTGGAATTTCATCCTAGAGGTCGCTCTTGTGCTGTCtatttattgttcttttctaCAATGTTGGATTTTGTGTCACTTTCAAAGGTGGAGATGTTTAATGTTTTCAAATAACTTGTTGATGTGGGCTGGGGAATTTTGGTTATTTCAATAGATGGTGCAATCTTTAGTTGTAGCTAGATTTATTAGTATAACCAGAGAATTGGACAAGTTCATCTGGGTTAGCTTGGAATGTCTTCTGGTGTTGCTTTTCTGTTAATGTTGTTTGGAGATTTTGATTGCTGTTTTGGCAGTTTCCTCAAgtgtatttttttctattttgattggTTAGTGGGGAATTCTGAAATTTTGAGTTGGTGTTGTCCTTGGTAGAATCTTTATCTGAATCAACTATGCTGGaacttttgttttgttatttatttttcccgtTTCACCTTTGTTTAATGGTGTTTAATTCAATTAGAGTACTTTTGCTTGTCCTTTAAGTAGCTGTGTTGATAGAGATGGAACTGTTAACGATGCTGATGGGTAGCTAGAGCTGTTGTGATTGTCTTGTACTTGccagataaaatatttaaccatGGCACGTGATCTTTTAGCTGTCTCTTGCATAAAGACTCGTGgtacattaaaaaaatgaaaataaaataaaataaaataaaaagtggaCAGTACAACGAAGAGGAAAAGGGAAAGAACAAAGGAAGAAGACTTTGTGATATTTGACTCTATTTATAAAAACACAGAGATAACCTACCAAGGGTATGAGAGATGATATGGTTTTGGATGAGTTTAGGATGGAAAGTAATCCAGATTTTATCCTGGGCTCGATGGTGCTTctctataattatatatgttcaAAGAGTACGATTTCTTACATAGAGCTAAGATTATCATTACGGTTAAATTGGTGTTTTGTGGAGCTATATGCTCTTGGTGAGCTTCAGGCTGGATTCAGTGGAAAGTAATCCTGGATTTTTCCTTGAGCGTGATGGTGCTTCGCTGTAATTATATGCGATCAAAGTGTACACCTTATTGTATGGAGCTAAGATTACCATTATGTTAAACTAGTGTGAAGATACATGCTTTACTATCAAATGCATCATAAATTTCATTACACTGACAGagaaaaaccaaaattttcatagGTTAACATGTTGTCAAACAAGATATTATCTCATCATTGTCATCACAAGCTCTAATCTTACTAAGTACAGATTCTATCTCTCTAATCATCTGTATCCATGGCCATGTAAAAGTTTGTTAATCTGTGCAAATATCTTCATAACAAATTGGTGAAGTAACCTGAGACTTTGGTACTTGTACGTTTCTTCAATCTGCCAAACCTATTTTAACATGGTTTCTTCTCATCATGAAAGTTTCTTGGATTTTACAATAGTTAAAAGATTTTCAATTCCCATATCAACAACTTATATTGATCTACCATCTTTAGTCTTGATGTTGTTATAGCTCCTATTTCTTATAACCAACATTGGAGACGATTTCACCTAATTGTTGTCACGACATTCATTGCAAAGATATTTTCACCAATTTCTTAAACCAGAAATGGAAACTGCTCAATGATGACTTCATGGATATGTATTCTAAAGTCAATCTAGAATGGATGGATTtgggaattaaagaaaaaagaggagaagaatCTGCAAGCTATACTGCTCAAGTTCCATGTGTTGAACAACAAAATAGCACATGCATTTTAGCCATGGAACAATTTAACCTTTCAGAACACTATGCTATGGTTTATTAGGAGTGTGACTGTTCATCATTTTTAATCCAATACCTCTTCAAATTACTCTATTGAGCATTcctgtctttaattttttattcttttttttttttt
This window of the Diospyros lotus cultivar Yz01 chromosome 5, ASM1463336v1, whole genome shotgun sequence genome carries:
- the LOC127801875 gene encoding 24-methylenesterol C-methyltransferase 2-like yields the protein MDSLSLFFCAASLVAGGLYWFICVLGPAEQKGKRAVHLSAGSISHEKVQDTYKQYWSFFRRPKEIETADKVPVFVDTFYNLVTDIYEWGWGQSFHFSPSLPGKSHLEATRLHEQRAVDLLNVGAGNRILDAGCGVGGPMRAIAAHSGAHVVGITINEYQVNRARIHNKKVGLDAQCEVVCGNFLQMPFADDSFDGAYSIEATCHAPKLEEVYAEIYRVLKPGSMYISYEWVTTDLYRGDNPEHIEIIQGIERGDALPGLRSYDQVGEIARKVGFEVLEEQDLAKPPASPWWGRLKMGKIAYWRNHIVVTVLAFLGIAPKGVVDVHEMLFKTADYLVRGGETGIFTPMHMILCRKPENKTGISS